One segment of Pyrococcus sp. ST04 DNA contains the following:
- a CDS encoding TrkA family potassium uptake protein, which yields MYIIIMGAGRIGTLVAEMLENAGHDVTIIEMDKERAKEISEHITGLVIEGDATDQKVLEDANIKKANAFAALTGRDDANILACILAKHLNPNIMTILRITDPTKKKVFEEVKELKTYFDIVVSPEAIAASYIFRTLVTPGFDRVLLPKEGAEIIQFQITEDSEVAGKPVKELGLPKDSLIIAVYDEKGNLVIPSGDTVLPTRGQVVIFAKNSALQEVKKIMEAKRRE from the coding sequence ATGTACATAATCATCATGGGGGCAGGGAGGATAGGAACGTTAGTTGCAGAAATGCTGGAGAACGCAGGCCATGATGTAACGATAATAGAGATGGACAAAGAAAGGGCAAAGGAGATTTCGGAACATATAACAGGTTTGGTAATAGAAGGGGATGCAACTGACCAGAAAGTGCTTGAAGATGCAAACATAAAGAAGGCAAATGCTTTTGCTGCTTTAACTGGAAGGGATGATGCCAACATATTAGCTTGTATATTGGCCAAGCATTTAAATCCAAACATAATGACAATACTCAGAATTACTGATCCAACGAAGAAGAAGGTCTTTGAGGAAGTTAAAGAGTTGAAAACATATTTTGATATAGTAGTTTCTCCTGAAGCAATAGCTGCTAGTTACATTTTCAGGACCCTTGTTACTCCAGGATTTGATAGGGTTCTCCTTCCAAAGGAGGGTGCGGAAATAATTCAGTTCCAAATAACTGAAGACAGCGAAGTTGCTGGAAAACCTGTCAAGGAACTTGGTCTTCCAAAGGACTCACTTATAATAGCAGTCTATGACGAAAAAGGAAATTTAGTAATTCCATCGGGAGATACAGTACTTCCTACAAGAGGTCAGGTAGTCATCTTTGCTAAAAACTCTGCCCTTCAAGAAGTGAAAAAAATTATGGAGGCGAAGAGGAGAGAGTGA
- a CDS encoding V-type ATP synthase subunit I has product MFKPEQMVKLEIITLTRYRDPLLTYLHEKGVVHLEEVPIENIQRETPNEFYRKATSYSITISRLVDTLKSYLPPKSGGLKGFIFPRERSKRKYRYEGIEKLIKDVEEFLSEVEPKVRDVEASVTKINNEITNIRTAIEALEILSALNVELEYLRAGSFLNIEVGLLERDKVERAVKELEDVLSGRVFILRRDLGANSILVVVTLKEDSSKVASVLAKYGFERIEIPEGQGYPKDLIPRYLEKLEEKKKELEDAKRRGQKLAEKYYDDVVFYKELMDNERDKANYLSYLVRTEMTFGLLGWVPKGEVEKIVEGIKRITEGKVYMNISDPTPEEIENVPVKLKNPEFISQFEMLTEMYGVPKYNELDPTPIMAFTYSFFFGFMLTDFMYGLLLGIISALLVKGHSRLRDGTWRFAKIMLWASAFTMFLGILFGSYFGNALDMAGIHVPRLMDSMKQAMDVLMIALAIGLAHLFTGYLLGFIVRWKNNDKKGAIFEQLPWLFIIIGVTLFALSSRVGVPQIAFKAVFGIGLVLFAIGEILSNGAMALLLLISDFFGFVGNWLSYARLMALALATSGIALVVNIMVQMIWGFKIGPVPLGIIIGLVVFIGGHIFSTAINALGAFVHALRLHYVEFFGTFFSGEGRKFEPFAAKREVSELEIE; this is encoded by the coding sequence ATGTTCAAGCCTGAACAAATGGTTAAATTAGAAATTATAACTCTAACAAGGTATAGGGATCCTCTTTTAACTTACCTTCATGAAAAGGGTGTAGTTCATCTGGAGGAAGTTCCAATAGAGAACATCCAGAGAGAGACTCCAAATGAATTTTATAGGAAGGCAACCTCTTACAGCATAACAATTTCAAGGCTTGTTGACACGTTAAAATCATACCTTCCTCCAAAATCTGGAGGATTAAAAGGGTTTATATTTCCCAGGGAAAGGAGTAAAAGGAAATACAGATACGAAGGCATCGAGAAGCTCATAAAAGACGTTGAAGAATTCCTCAGCGAAGTTGAACCGAAAGTTAGAGATGTCGAAGCGAGTGTCACTAAAATAAACAACGAAATAACAAACATAAGAACGGCAATTGAGGCTCTCGAGATACTTTCTGCGCTAAATGTTGAATTGGAATATCTCAGGGCTGGGAGCTTTTTGAATATTGAAGTTGGCCTTCTGGAGAGAGATAAAGTTGAAAGGGCTGTAAAAGAACTTGAGGATGTCTTGTCGGGTAGGGTGTTCATTTTAAGAAGGGATCTTGGCGCCAATAGTATTCTTGTTGTAGTCACGCTTAAAGAAGATTCTTCGAAGGTTGCTTCAGTTCTTGCTAAATATGGATTTGAGAGAATTGAGATTCCCGAAGGTCAAGGGTATCCAAAGGATTTGATTCCGAGATATCTCGAGAAACTTGAAGAGAAGAAGAAAGAGCTCGAAGATGCTAAGAGAAGAGGACAGAAGTTAGCTGAGAAGTATTATGACGATGTTGTCTTTTACAAGGAGCTCATGGATAATGAAAGGGATAAAGCTAATTACCTCTCCTACCTCGTGAGAACGGAAATGACATTTGGCCTTTTGGGATGGGTGCCCAAGGGTGAAGTTGAAAAAATAGTTGAGGGCATTAAGAGAATAACTGAAGGGAAAGTCTACATGAACATCTCAGATCCGACTCCGGAGGAAATAGAAAATGTTCCGGTTAAGCTGAAGAACCCTGAATTTATAAGCCAGTTCGAGATGCTCACCGAGATGTATGGTGTTCCCAAATATAACGAGCTAGACCCAACTCCAATAATGGCATTCACATATTCCTTCTTCTTCGGCTTCATGCTCACGGACTTTATGTATGGATTGTTGTTAGGCATAATATCGGCCCTTCTAGTAAAGGGACACTCAAGACTTAGAGATGGAACCTGGAGATTCGCGAAGATAATGCTCTGGGCATCGGCATTCACAATGTTCCTGGGAATTCTCTTCGGTAGCTACTTTGGCAACGCATTGGACATGGCAGGTATCCATGTTCCAAGGCTCATGGACTCAATGAAGCAGGCGATGGATGTTCTAATGATAGCATTGGCCATTGGTCTGGCACACCTCTTTACGGGCTACCTTCTCGGCTTCATTGTTAGATGGAAGAACAATGACAAGAAGGGAGCTATATTTGAGCAACTCCCATGGTTGTTCATAATAATAGGCGTTACTCTCTTTGCCCTCTCATCAAGGGTGGGGGTACCGCAAATAGCATTTAAGGCAGTGTTCGGGATTGGTTTGGTTTTGTTCGCCATAGGAGAAATTCTAAGCAATGGGGCAATGGCATTGTTGCTTTTAATTTCGGACTTCTTTGGATTTGTGGGCAACTGGCTTAGCTATGCCAGATTGATGGCATTGGCACTCGCTACATCGGGAATAGCTCTCGTCGTTAATATAATGGTTCAAATGATTTGGGGATTTAAGATAGGTCCAGTTCCGTTGGGAATAATCATAGGGCTTGTTGTCTTTATTGGGGGCCATATATTCTCTACTGCAATAAACGCCCTAGGTGCTTTCGTTCATGCTCTCCGTCTTCATTATGTTGAGTTCTTTGGAACGTTCTTTTCAGGCGAAGGTAGGAAGTTTGAACCTTTTGCTGCAAAAAGGGAGGTATCTGAGTTAGAAATTGAATAG
- a CDS encoding V-type ATP synthase subunit E, protein MSGAELIIQEINREAEQKIKYILEEAKKEAEKIKEEARKKAESRAEWILRKAKTQAELEKQRIIANARLEVRRKKLAVQEEYITKVIEEAKRRLAEMPEDEYFETIKTLLKDAISELGEKRVRVTSNEKTLSLIASRIEEIKAEIGDVAIELGNPIDTIGGVIVESEDGSIRIDNTFESRMERLENEIRAKVAKVLFG, encoded by the coding sequence ATGAGCGGAGCAGAGCTCATAATTCAGGAAATAAACAGGGAGGCGGAGCAGAAGATAAAATACATCCTGGAGGAGGCAAAGAAGGAAGCTGAGAAGATAAAGGAGGAAGCCAGAAAAAAAGCCGAATCAAGGGCTGAATGGATATTGAGGAAAGCAAAAACTCAAGCTGAGCTTGAAAAGCAGAGAATAATTGCCAATGCAAGACTTGAAGTTAGAAGAAAAAAGCTTGCGGTTCAGGAGGAGTACATCACTAAAGTGATTGAGGAAGCAAAAAGGCGCCTTGCTGAAATGCCAGAGGATGAGTACTTTGAAACTATAAAGACTCTGCTAAAGGATGCAATTTCTGAGCTTGGTGAGAAGAGGGTAAGAGTTACGTCCAATGAGAAAACACTATCCCTAATAGCCTCTAGAATTGAGGAGATAAAGGCTGAGATCGGTGATGTTGCAATAGAGCTCGGTAATCCTATAGACACAATTGGGGGCGTCATAGTCGAAAGTGAGGATGGGAGCATTAGGATAGACAACACATTTGAATCAAGAATGGAAAGACTCGAGAACGAAATTAGGGCTAAGGTTGCTAAGGTTCTCTTTGGGTGA
- a CDS encoding bifunctional N(6)-L-threonylcarbamoyladenine synthase/serine/threonine protein kinase produces MLALGIEGTAHTLGIGIVTEDKVLANVFDTLTTEKGGIHPKEAAEHHAKLLKPLLRKALKEAGVTLEDIDVIAFSQGPGLGPALRVVATAARALAIKYRKPIVGVNHCIAHVEITKMFGVKDPVGLYVSGGNTQVLALEGGRYRVFGETLDIGIGNAIDVFAREIGLGFPGGPKLEKLALKGEKYIELPYAVKGMDLSFSGLLTEAIRKYRSGKYRVEDLAYSFQETAFAALVEVTERAVAHTEKEEVVLVGGVAANNRLREMLKIMTEDRGIKFFVPPYDLCRDNGAMIAYTGLRMYKAGISFKLEDTVVKQKFRTDEVEVKW; encoded by the coding sequence ATGCTGGCCTTAGGAATAGAAGGAACAGCTCATACGTTAGGCATTGGGATAGTAACTGAGGATAAAGTTCTCGCTAATGTATTTGACACCTTAACAACAGAAAAAGGAGGAATTCATCCAAAAGAAGCTGCAGAACATCATGCAAAGTTGCTAAAGCCCTTACTAAGGAAAGCCCTCAAAGAGGCCGGAGTAACATTAGAAGACATAGATGTAATAGCATTCTCTCAAGGACCGGGGTTAGGGCCAGCGCTCAGAGTAGTGGCAACTGCAGCGAGAGCTCTCGCAATAAAGTACAGGAAGCCCATAGTCGGGGTTAACCACTGCATAGCACACGTTGAGATAACCAAGATGTTCGGTGTAAAAGACCCAGTGGGCCTCTATGTCAGCGGTGGGAATACACAGGTTTTAGCGCTTGAAGGAGGGAGATATAGGGTTTTCGGAGAAACGCTTGACATTGGAATTGGAAATGCAATCGACGTTTTCGCAAGGGAAATAGGACTTGGATTCCCTGGAGGTCCAAAGCTTGAAAAGTTAGCGTTGAAAGGAGAAAAATACATAGAACTGCCCTATGCAGTAAAGGGAATGGACTTAAGTTTCTCAGGTCTACTAACGGAAGCAATTAGAAAATACAGAAGCGGAAAGTACAGAGTTGAGGATTTGGCTTATTCTTTCCAAGAAACTGCATTTGCGGCATTAGTAGAGGTAACCGAGAGGGCAGTTGCCCACACAGAAAAAGAGGAAGTTGTTCTTGTTGGTGGTGTCGCAGCCAACAATAGGCTAAGAGAAATGCTAAAAATAATGACGGAAGATAGAGGGATAAAATTCTTCGTTCCACCTTATGATTTATGCAGGGATAACGGGGCAATGATAGCATATACAGGGCTTAGAATGTATAAGGCTGGAATAAGCTTCAAACTTGAAGATACAGTAGTTAAGCAGAAGTTTAGAACGGATGAGGTTGAGGTAAAATGGTAA
- a CDS encoding protein translocase subunit SecF yields MIKEKLRVLVEMEPKKMIMYPLIVFGIALIIILANYVMTGSIVKEGIELRGGSVITLQGVNADPDEVAKAIQKETGIPVNVEKFTSLTGGGGIRVYVPAGEDVDKVRDVLRKMFPNVEPQTTIIGPTFGRMVKEQGIKAITYAFIGMAIVVFLFFRVPVPSLTVVFSAFSDMVIAVALMDLFGIELSQATIAALLMLIGYSVDSNILLTTRLLKRKEFTIEEAYYSSLKTGFTMSTTTLGALVSLWLFSTAQVIDDIASVLIFGLLADFMNTWILNAGVLRTYIAKREKEGRK; encoded by the coding sequence GTGATCAAAGAGAAACTTAGGGTTCTGGTTGAAATGGAACCAAAGAAGATGATAATGTATCCCCTTATCGTTTTTGGAATTGCATTGATAATAATCCTTGCAAATTACGTGATGACTGGCAGCATTGTAAAGGAGGGCATTGAATTAAGGGGTGGATCTGTAATAACTTTGCAGGGGGTTAATGCAGATCCAGATGAAGTTGCTAAGGCTATCCAAAAGGAAACTGGAATCCCGGTTAATGTTGAAAAATTCACGAGCTTGACTGGGGGAGGGGGAATTAGGGTATATGTTCCTGCGGGAGAAGATGTTGACAAGGTAAGAGACGTTCTAAGGAAGATGTTTCCGAACGTTGAACCGCAGACCACCATTATAGGCCCGACCTTTGGAAGGATGGTAAAGGAGCAGGGAATAAAGGCAATAACGTATGCCTTCATTGGAATGGCAATAGTTGTTTTCTTATTCTTCAGGGTTCCGGTTCCGTCTCTGACCGTTGTATTTTCGGCGTTCTCTGATATGGTCATTGCCGTTGCTCTAATGGATTTGTTTGGAATAGAGCTCAGCCAGGCAACGATAGCTGCACTTCTGATGCTTATAGGTTACTCAGTTGACAGCAATATCCTTCTAACTACTAGGCTCTTAAAGAGGAAAGAGTTTACGATTGAGGAGGCATATTACTCCTCACTTAAGACGGGCTTCACGATGAGCACTACTACTCTAGGAGCATTAGTTTCCCTTTGGCTGTTTTCAACGGCCCAAGTTATAGATGACATAGCATCCGTGCTGATATTTGGACTACTAGCTGACTTCATGAATACGTGGATTCTTAATGCAGGAGTTTTAAGAACGTACATAGCTAAGAGGGAGAAGGAGGGTAGGAAATGA
- a CDS encoding V-type ATP synthase subunit C — MEVSTITAILDTTLGVVLTFVAYKTGQIIWKYTPYSYPNARIRAMEARLLSDQRIEELAESKNLQNFVVNLEDSDYGERLTSIEKVNLKNIELALELSLVDLLELMVKIMPKRVKGFFELLLEEWDVRNISNIVKAKLSNLPAQDYIIPAGRMYQKVKAMIEAKTMEELLVILEGTEYEEPLRKLLLKEISLEEFELELYRLHYQKLLNYATSRRGEEKTILLEFVRLLIDQKNISSVLRAKSASMPSEEIKKLIIEGGSLSKVTLDAMINAEDPIMAIGELEGTKYGEIIREVREDIEQGRLDTVEIALRKFMIARMKELAQFYPLSVAVALAYILEREREIRKLKAVAKLLSDGIRAEKIKQIVGEVA; from the coding sequence ATGGAAGTATCGACGATAACCGCAATCCTTGATACAACATTGGGGGTCGTTTTAACGTTCGTTGCTTACAAGACTGGTCAGATTATTTGGAAATATACCCCATATTCATACCCAAATGCAAGGATTAGGGCAATGGAAGCAAGACTCCTTTCAGACCAGAGAATAGAAGAGCTTGCCGAAAGTAAAAACCTCCAGAATTTTGTTGTTAATCTGGAGGATAGTGACTATGGAGAAAGGTTGACCTCAATAGAGAAAGTTAACCTGAAAAACATCGAACTCGCACTTGAATTGTCCCTTGTTGATCTTCTGGAACTGATGGTTAAAATCATGCCCAAGAGAGTTAAAGGATTCTTCGAGTTATTGCTTGAGGAGTGGGATGTAAGGAATATTTCAAACATAGTTAAGGCTAAGCTCTCCAATCTGCCTGCTCAGGATTACATAATTCCAGCCGGAAGGATGTATCAGAAAGTTAAGGCTATGATAGAAGCAAAAACAATGGAAGAACTTCTTGTCATCTTAGAGGGAACAGAGTACGAAGAACCACTTAGAAAACTTCTTCTCAAGGAAATAAGCCTTGAAGAGTTCGAACTTGAACTTTACAGGCTTCATTACCAAAAACTTTTGAACTATGCAACCTCTAGAAGGGGAGAGGAAAAGACAATACTCTTGGAGTTTGTTAGGCTACTAATAGATCAGAAAAACATATCCTCAGTATTAAGGGCAAAGTCGGCTTCAATGCCCTCGGAGGAGATAAAGAAACTCATAATCGAGGGTGGCTCGCTGTCCAAAGTTACTCTAGATGCAATGATAAACGCTGAAGATCCAATAATGGCAATTGGGGAACTTGAAGGGACAAAGTACGGGGAGATAATAAGGGAAGTAAGAGAAGACATTGAACAAGGAAGGCTGGATACAGTTGAAATTGCTCTGAGGAAATTCATGATTGCAAGAATGAAGGAGTTAGCTCAGTTCTATCCATTAAGTGTGGCAGTGGCTTTGGCCTACATCCTTGAAAGGGAAAGGGAAATTAGGAAACTAAAGGCAGTCGCTAAGCTACTCAGCGATGGAATAAGGGCTGAAAAAATTAAGCAGATAGTTGGTGAGGTAGCATGA
- a CDS encoding preprotein translocase subunit SecD — protein sequence MKWKKLMFNFRIILLTFFLIISIVSLATRGLTFGLDISGGISITVKLEKPVDQQTMEQVRIALEQRLNALGVKDITIEPWGNQFVIVKVARVSEEEADQLVKTIERQGVFYAEFQGVIFATGKDILNVGSVSYDPRQGAWVVPFRISKEAAEKFAKLALGKAGYPVDMFLDPPVNSTLVVSKEFYEALNSPTFMMAGNMTLAQRVEKAFGIKIIVYTNQTPEEIAKIARGSERVILVDVDGNLAKKLRELGLSVEVRTRNKDESMEDFVRRVLRLYGPYRVSEGLATGQPSTQVMVSIGGSQNDIKARNDAQVVAVVLRSGSLPVKLSIERIDYISPKLGENFKKQVLIAGIAALLVVGAIVYLHYRRLKIAIPVMFTSFSEVLIILGIASIIRWNLDLPSIAGIIAAIGTGVDQQIVITDELLGETSSRRIVKRSGVLKRMGRAFFIILASATTTIVAMSFLFKFFVGGLRGFAFTTILGVLIGILVTRPAYGEIAKFLIGEGR from the coding sequence ATGAAGTGGAAGAAGCTCATGTTTAATTTTAGGATAATTTTACTCACATTTTTCCTGATAATCTCGATAGTCTCGCTCGCCACAAGAGGGTTAACCTTTGGCTTGGATATAAGTGGAGGTATTTCAATAACTGTGAAACTTGAAAAGCCCGTGGATCAGCAGACAATGGAGCAAGTTAGGATAGCGCTAGAGCAGAGACTTAATGCTTTAGGAGTCAAGGACATAACTATAGAACCTTGGGGGAATCAGTTTGTAATAGTAAAAGTTGCTAGGGTTAGTGAAGAAGAAGCTGACCAGTTAGTAAAGACGATCGAAAGACAGGGTGTGTTCTACGCTGAGTTTCAAGGTGTTATATTTGCGACTGGAAAGGACATACTCAATGTTGGAAGTGTTAGCTACGATCCGAGGCAGGGTGCTTGGGTTGTTCCATTTAGAATATCTAAGGAGGCAGCTGAAAAATTCGCCAAGCTAGCCTTGGGTAAAGCTGGATATCCAGTGGACATGTTCCTAGATCCTCCTGTTAATTCTACTCTCGTTGTCTCGAAGGAGTTTTACGAAGCTTTAAATTCTCCAACATTCATGATGGCAGGAAACATGACCTTAGCTCAGAGGGTGGAAAAAGCCTTTGGAATTAAGATAATTGTATACACCAACCAGACTCCAGAGGAAATTGCCAAGATTGCGAGAGGGTCAGAGAGAGTTATCCTCGTTGATGTTGATGGAAACTTGGCTAAAAAGCTTAGAGAACTTGGTCTAAGCGTTGAAGTTAGAACAAGGAATAAAGATGAGAGTATGGAGGATTTCGTTAGAAGAGTCCTTAGGCTCTACGGTCCATATAGAGTTTCTGAAGGTCTTGCAACTGGGCAACCAAGCACCCAAGTTATGGTCTCTATTGGTGGTTCTCAAAATGATATAAAAGCCAGGAATGATGCTCAAGTTGTGGCAGTTGTGTTGAGGAGTGGCTCACTTCCAGTAAAGCTCTCCATAGAAAGGATAGACTACATCTCTCCAAAGCTTGGAGAGAACTTTAAGAAGCAGGTTCTTATAGCAGGCATTGCTGCCCTATTGGTGGTTGGAGCGATAGTATATCTCCACTACAGGAGGCTTAAGATAGCTATTCCAGTCATGTTCACTAGCTTTAGTGAGGTTTTAATAATACTTGGAATAGCTTCAATAATTCGCTGGAATCTTGACTTGCCAAGTATTGCAGGTATAATTGCCGCAATAGGAACTGGAGTCGATCAGCAGATCGTTATAACTGATGAGCTACTTGGTGAAACATCTTCACGGAGAATTGTTAAGAGGAGTGGTGTTCTTAAGAGGATGGGAAGGGCGTTTTTCATAATACTGGCATCTGCAACCACTACGATAGTTGCTATGAGCTTTCTGTTCAAGTTCTTCGTTGGAGGACTCAGAGGATTCGCCTTTACGACGATTCTTGGTGTTCTGATAGGTATTCTAGTAACGAGGCCTGCATATGGAGAGATAGCCAAGTTCCTTATAGGCGAGGGGAGGTGA
- a CDS encoding V-type ATP synthase subunit K (produces ATP from ADP in the presence of a proton gradient across the membrane; the K subunit is a nonenzymatic component which binds the dimeric form by interacting with the G and E subunits), which produces MEPIVYVALGMALGAGIAGAASSFGVGIAGAAAAGAVAEDEKNFRNALILEGLPMTQSIYGLITLFLIGMAAGIIGGGGFKFAEPTTQNIIKSAILFGAGLLVGLTGLSAIPQGIIASAGVGAVSKNPKTFTQNLIFAAMAETMAIFGLVGAIILIMSL; this is translated from the coding sequence ATGGAGCCAATAGTTTACGTTGCTTTGGGAATGGCACTTGGAGCAGGAATTGCTGGTGCAGCTTCCTCGTTTGGAGTTGGAATTGCAGGTGCTGCCGCTGCAGGAGCAGTTGCTGAAGACGAAAAGAACTTCAGAAACGCCCTAATACTTGAGGGTCTTCCAATGACCCAGAGTATCTATGGACTTATCACGCTCTTCCTGATTGGAATGGCAGCCGGAATCATTGGTGGAGGAGGATTCAAGTTTGCTGAACCAACGACCCAGAACATAATCAAAAGCGCAATATTGTTTGGAGCAGGTCTTTTAGTCGGTCTAACTGGACTCTCAGCAATACCTCAGGGAATTATAGCAAGTGCAGGTGTTGGCGCAGTCAGTAAGAACCCCAAGACATTCACGCAGAACCTGATATTCGCCGCAATGGCTGAGACAATGGCAATCTTTGGCCTCGTTGGGGCAATAATTCTAATAATGAGTCTCTGA
- a CDS encoding V-type ATP synthase subunit F, with the protein MKVVVMGDSDTVVGFKLAGVHEVYEFDYSELSIERARNKLRELVEREDVGIILITERLAEKIGELPEVNLPIILQIPDKFGSIYGEELLKEIVRRAIGVEIKR; encoded by the coding sequence ATGAAGGTAGTTGTTATGGGGGACTCTGATACCGTGGTTGGTTTCAAACTGGCGGGAGTTCATGAAGTGTATGAGTTCGATTACTCTGAGCTTTCCATAGAAAGGGCAAGAAATAAGCTTAGAGAGTTAGTTGAGAGGGAAGATGTTGGTATAATATTGATTACCGAAAGATTAGCTGAAAAAATTGGTGAGCTTCCTGAGGTTAACCTTCCTATTATCCTTCAAATTCCGGATAAGTTTGGTTCCATTTACGGGGAAGAACTCCTGAAGGAGATAGTTAGAAGGGCAATTGGAGTTGAGATAAAGAGGTGA
- a CDS encoding V-type ATP synthase subunit H yields MENVLREIVKAEKLAEERIEKAKTEAKQIVKNARIEARTLEEEIIKKAEEEAKNIIESKKKEGEEEAKKVISEGEKEISEMRNKAEENFERAVSECLKIIRGM; encoded by the coding sequence ATGGAAAACGTACTTAGAGAGATCGTTAAAGCTGAAAAGCTTGCTGAAGAGAGAATTGAAAAAGCTAAAACTGAAGCAAAGCAAATTGTTAAGAATGCAAGAATTGAGGCAAGAACACTTGAGGAAGAGATCATCAAAAAAGCTGAAGAGGAGGCAAAAAATATCATAGAATCTAAAAAGAAAGAGGGTGAAGAAGAAGCCAAAAAAGTAATTTCGGAAGGAGAGAAGGAAATTTCTGAAATGAGAAATAAAGCGGAGGAAAACTTTGAGAGAGCTGTTTCTGAATGCCTAAAGATAATAAGAGGGATGTAG